A window of Phyllobacterium sp. T1293 contains these coding sequences:
- a CDS encoding DUF1349 domain-containing protein: MTMLFHWLNEPASFRGDARELSLSTGQNTDFWQRTFYGFERDNGHAYLTPISGDFSASVTVRGDYKELYDQAGLMLRIDAGNWIKTGIEYTDGLMHFSVVVTNRISDWSVIPLHGAHTGDDVHIRLTRHDDAVRVQFAINDAPWQLARLAPFSNADASVGIMACSPQRAGFEATFRDLQVGPAIARDLHAE, translated from the coding sequence ATGACCATGCTGTTCCACTGGCTTAATGAGCCCGCATCCTTTCGGGGCGATGCACGCGAACTCTCGCTTTCAACGGGTCAAAACACCGATTTCTGGCAGCGAACATTCTATGGATTCGAGCGTGACAATGGTCACGCCTATCTGACACCGATCAGCGGTGACTTCAGCGCGAGCGTCACTGTACGTGGTGACTACAAGGAGCTTTATGATCAGGCGGGGCTTATGCTTCGCATTGACGCCGGGAACTGGATCAAGACCGGCATCGAATACACCGATGGCTTGATGCATTTCAGTGTCGTTGTGACAAACCGGATTTCAGACTGGTCGGTTATTCCGCTGCATGGCGCCCATACCGGCGATGATGTGCATATAAGGCTTACCCGGCATGACGACGCCGTGCGTGTGCAATTTGCGATCAATGATGCACCATGGCAGCTTGCGCGCCTTGCACCATTTTCCAATGCAGATGCATCGGTTGGTATCATGGCATGTTCACCGCAGCGGGCAGGCTTTGAAGCGACATTTCGGGATTTGCAGGTCGGCCCGGCAATTGCGCGGGATCTCCATGCGGAGTAG
- a CDS encoding ABC transporter permease has product MTQTSEQTMQSSQRNLGRMKSVLNATKLYWGLVLLFLVGVLSSPVSSKGHNIFLSYGNLSDVFRQISVTGITAVGMTLVILISGIDLSVGSVLALGSVVCAMLLTNEGWSAAYSIGVPAIFILAFLVVLGAGLFIAKARARSVGEQTDNQTQLNRIIALVAIIGAAAIAWWVASGADAKAGVLLVLVVVPAVGFMLGMVNGLVIVGGRLQPFIVTLAMMVAGLGIARLTAGQNTAVWPVYTGSNATENFEFLRSLIFGLVPVPGLIFAGIILLFWVILKYTKFGRYIYAIGGNEEAARLAGVPVWRVKITVYAISGYLAALAGILYVAQYRQGKPDAGMGLELDAIAAVVIGGTSLMGGRGSMIGTLVGVLIFGFLSNILQLNNIDSNTQLVLKGIIIIVAVLLQERRSSGWLFFLSQLMTANPSKKSAPDKPENRQGQGEMN; this is encoded by the coding sequence ATGACACAGACAAGCGAGCAGACCATGCAGTCATCCCAACGCAATCTGGGCCGCATGAAAAGCGTCCTCAACGCAACCAAGCTTTATTGGGGATTGGTACTTCTGTTTCTGGTAGGCGTCCTGTCGTCGCCCGTTTCGTCCAAAGGGCACAATATTTTCCTGTCCTATGGCAACCTGTCCGATGTTTTCAGACAAATTTCCGTTACGGGAATTACCGCTGTCGGCATGACACTGGTGATCCTGATATCAGGCATTGACCTGTCCGTCGGATCGGTCCTTGCACTCGGTTCCGTCGTTTGCGCCATGCTTTTGACCAATGAAGGCTGGTCGGCAGCCTATTCGATTGGCGTGCCCGCTATTTTCATTCTGGCATTTCTCGTGGTTCTGGGGGCGGGATTATTCATCGCAAAGGCTCGCGCCCGGTCGGTTGGTGAGCAAACGGATAATCAGACGCAATTGAATCGCATTATTGCCCTCGTCGCCATTATCGGCGCAGCGGCAATCGCCTGGTGGGTCGCATCGGGCGCCGACGCAAAGGCCGGAGTGCTGCTGGTGCTGGTCGTGGTTCCGGCGGTTGGTTTCATGCTGGGAATGGTCAATGGCCTTGTCATTGTCGGCGGTCGCCTACAGCCGTTCATTGTGACGCTCGCCATGATGGTTGCTGGACTTGGTATTGCGCGCCTGACTGCAGGGCAGAACACGGCCGTCTGGCCTGTTTATACAGGCAGCAACGCCACGGAGAATTTCGAATTCCTTCGTTCACTGATCTTTGGACTTGTGCCTGTGCCCGGATTGATCTTCGCAGGCATTATCCTGCTGTTCTGGGTGATCCTCAAATATACGAAGTTCGGACGCTATATCTACGCAATCGGCGGCAATGAAGAGGCCGCGCGTCTTGCCGGTGTGCCGGTCTGGCGTGTGAAAATCACCGTTTACGCCATCTCGGGCTATCTCGCCGCGCTCGCAGGCATTCTTTACGTTGCGCAATACCGGCAGGGAAAGCCCGATGCGGGCATGGGGCTGGAGCTTGATGCAATTGCCGCCGTGGTTATCGGTGGAACCAGCCTCATGGGTGGCCGCGGTTCGATGATCGGCACACTTGTCGGCGTGCTCATCTTCGGTTTCCTCAGCAATATCCTGCAGCTGAACAATATCGACAGCAATACGCAGCTGGTGCTCAAAGGCATCATCATCATCGTTGCGGTGTTGCTGCAGGAGCGACGCTCCAGCGGGTGGCTGTTTTTCCTCTCCCAGCTAATGACAGCCAATCCTTCAAAGAAATCCGCGCCCGACAAGCCAGAAAACAGGCAAGGGCAGGGTGAAATGAACTGA
- a CDS encoding ABC transporter permease, producing the protein MKVRRRLPFLSVFGLAGLVAAFSLLPLGFVIWVTVQTGWDTVIALVFRGRVGELLINTVLLEVWTIPLSILLAVSLAWLTERTDLPGARLWAWLAVAPLAVPAFVHSYAWISIAPSLHGLSGGVLVSVLAYFPFLYLPVAAQMRRVDPAMEDVGASLGLGPWRVFFRVLLPQLRFAICGGSLLIGLHLLAEYGLFVMIRFDTFATAIVDQFQSTFNGPAANMLAGVLVLCCAGLLGLEVLIRGNERYARVGSGSARPITRHRLGWFTLPCLLIPLTTTALALGVPFVTLTRWLIAGGAAVWDIDAISTAFSTTLLLAVAGALLATVAVIPMAWLSVRAPGRVQRVLEACHYYVGSLPGVVVALALVTITVRVVLPLYQTVATLLLAYGLLFLPRALVGLRSSIAQAPVELERAAMALGRTPAQAVMQITMRLATPGAAASVALVALGITNELTATLMLAPNGTRTLATEFWALTSEIDYAAAAPYALMMVVLSLPLTLLLHAQSKRIVGR; encoded by the coding sequence CTGAAAGTCAGGCGCCGCTTGCCGTTCCTGTCTGTTTTTGGCCTTGCGGGTCTTGTCGCGGCTTTTAGCCTGCTTCCACTCGGGTTTGTTATCTGGGTTACTGTTCAGACCGGCTGGGACACGGTCATTGCATTGGTGTTTCGCGGCCGCGTCGGGGAACTCCTGATCAATACGGTCTTGCTGGAAGTCTGGACGATCCCGCTTTCAATCCTTCTCGCAGTCAGTCTCGCATGGCTCACGGAGCGCACTGATCTGCCCGGTGCGCGGCTTTGGGCATGGCTGGCCGTTGCGCCGCTTGCTGTACCGGCATTTGTCCACAGCTATGCCTGGATCAGCATTGCGCCAAGCCTGCATGGCCTGTCCGGCGGGGTTCTCGTTTCCGTGCTTGCCTATTTCCCGTTTCTTTATCTGCCGGTTGCTGCCCAGATGCGGCGTGTCGATCCGGCCATGGAAGATGTCGGCGCATCGCTTGGGCTTGGTCCGTGGCGTGTGTTTTTCCGCGTATTGCTGCCGCAGCTGCGCTTTGCGATTTGCGGCGGTTCGCTGCTGATCGGCCTGCACCTTCTGGCGGAATACGGTCTTTTTGTCATGATCCGGTTCGATACTTTCGCCACGGCAATCGTCGACCAGTTCCAATCGACGTTCAACGGCCCTGCTGCCAATATGCTGGCGGGGGTATTGGTGTTGTGTTGTGCGGGTTTGCTGGGGCTTGAAGTCCTGATCCGCGGCAATGAACGTTATGCACGCGTGGGCTCAGGTTCAGCGCGTCCGATCACCAGACATCGGCTTGGCTGGTTTACCCTTCCCTGCCTGCTGATCCCTTTGACTACCACGGCACTGGCGCTCGGTGTTCCCTTTGTGACACTGACACGCTGGCTCATTGCCGGAGGAGCGGCAGTCTGGGATATTGATGCCATCAGCACGGCATTTTCCACTACACTTCTTCTGGCTGTTGCCGGAGCCCTTCTGGCCACGGTTGCGGTCATCCCCATGGCATGGCTTTCCGTCAGAGCGCCCGGCCGCGTCCAACGCGTGCTTGAGGCTTGCCATTACTATGTCGGTTCCCTGCCCGGCGTTGTTGTTGCGCTGGCTCTTGTAACGATCACGGTGCGCGTTGTCCTGCCGCTCTATCAGACCGTAGCGACGCTGCTTCTGGCCTATGGCCTGCTTTTTCTGCCGCGTGCATTGGTGGGCCTGCGCTCCAGCATTGCCCAAGCTCCCGTCGAGCTTGAACGGGCTGCCATGGCGCTTGGACGAACGCCCGCGCAGGCGGTGATGCAGATTACCATGCGACTGGCGACGCCGGGCGCTGCCGCCAGCGTGGCGCTCGTTGCACTTGGCATTACCAATGAACTGACGGCAACGCTGATGCTCGCCCCCAATGGTACACGCACGCTGGCCACGGAATTCTGGGCGCTGACCAGTGAGATTGATTATGCGGCGGCGGCACCCTATGCACTGATGATGGTTGTGCTGTCACTCCCGTTGACACTTCTGCTGCACGCCCAATCAAAACGGATTGTTGGACGATGA
- a CDS encoding sugar ABC transporter ATP-binding protein, which yields MDSQLPIVSMRGISKSFAHIVALRSVDLDIYPGEIHAVMGENGAGKSTLVKILSGVHRRSGGDMLVCGQEVDFASPKEAERNGIAIIHQELNLIPSLSVSENIFLGREPLIAGLFIDRSSIEKKSADLLGRFGIDIDPRADVENLRVGEQQLVEIARALSLNADVLILDEPTSALSETEAQRLANFVRELARNGVAIVYISHRMNEIFALADKITVLRDGNFIATRKAQDLSEHDLIRMMVGRDLAAPEPKADVTDRPVVLCARNLGLRRPNSRGRMHNVVDDVSFDLHAGEILGIGGLLGSGRTEVLELIFGAATGERFGTVIRGGAHLNARSLTPRRSVTKGIAFLTEDRKGTGLLMDADIRSNAVLPSLPWLAALGWINRRRENPVANRVIKSMHVRCDGPDQKIDQLSGGNQQKVVLGKWLETRPSVVLLDEPTRGIDVGAKDEIYDLLKKLALSGVAIIMVSSELPELLALSSRILVMCEGKATGIIENAEFSEERVMELATPLGTALSRDAA from the coding sequence TTGGATAGTCAGCTGCCGATCGTATCAATGCGCGGCATCAGCAAATCATTTGCCCATATTGTTGCCCTGCGCAGCGTCGATCTCGATATTTATCCAGGCGAGATTCATGCTGTCATGGGAGAGAACGGTGCGGGCAAGTCGACGCTGGTGAAAATCCTCAGTGGCGTGCATCGTCGCAGCGGCGGTGACATGCTTGTGTGCGGGCAGGAGGTCGACTTTGCTTCACCCAAGGAAGCCGAGCGTAACGGCATCGCCATCATCCATCAGGAACTCAACCTCATCCCAAGCCTCAGCGTATCCGAGAATATTTTTCTTGGCCGCGAACCTCTTATCGCAGGCTTGTTTATTGATCGGAGCAGCATCGAGAAGAAGAGTGCCGACCTGCTAGGCAGATTTGGCATCGATATCGATCCACGCGCCGATGTGGAGAATTTGCGGGTGGGCGAGCAGCAGCTTGTGGAGATTGCGCGCGCTTTGTCCCTGAATGCGGATGTACTCATACTGGACGAACCAACCTCCGCATTGTCGGAAACCGAGGCACAGCGGCTCGCCAATTTCGTGCGCGAACTGGCTCGAAATGGTGTCGCCATTGTCTACATCTCGCACCGCATGAATGAAATATTTGCACTGGCTGACAAGATCACCGTTTTACGAGACGGGAATTTTATCGCCACACGCAAAGCGCAGGATTTGAGCGAACACGATCTCATCCGCATGATGGTTGGCCGGGATCTCGCCGCTCCCGAACCGAAGGCAGACGTAACGGACAGACCGGTCGTGCTTTGCGCACGCAATCTCGGCCTCCGCCGCCCCAATTCACGCGGCAGAATGCATAATGTCGTCGATGATGTGAGTTTTGATCTCCATGCGGGCGAAATCCTTGGGATTGGCGGATTGCTCGGATCGGGCCGCACGGAAGTGCTCGAACTCATTTTCGGAGCCGCCACCGGTGAGCGTTTTGGCACAGTCATCCGTGGTGGTGCGCATCTCAACGCCCGTTCGCTGACGCCTCGACGTTCTGTGACCAAGGGTATTGCTTTCCTGACCGAAGACCGGAAGGGAACCGGCCTGTTGATGGATGCAGACATCCGATCAAACGCCGTACTGCCGTCCCTGCCATGGCTCGCAGCACTTGGCTGGATCAACCGGCGACGTGAAAATCCCGTTGCAAACCGGGTGATAAAATCGATGCATGTGCGTTGCGATGGTCCGGATCAAAAGATTGATCAGTTAAGCGGTGGCAACCAGCAGAAAGTCGTGCTGGGTAAATGGCTGGAAACCCGGCCAAGCGTCGTGCTGCTGGATGAACCAACCCGCGGCATCGATGTAGGCGCGAAAGACGAAATCTACGACCTTTTGAAGAAACTCGCGCTATCAGGTGTAGCCATCATCATGGTGAGTTCGGAATTGCCAGAGCTTCTCGCACTTTCCAGCCGTATCCTCGTGATGTGTGAAGGCAAGGCCACCGGCATCATTGAAAATGCCGAGTTTTCCGAAGAACGGGTGATGGAGCTGGCAACGCCCTTGGGAACGGCCCTTTCGAGGGACGCGGCATGA
- a CDS encoding sensor histidine kinase NtrY-like, with protein MLLSNSVNQFGNSLTAAAGGNTQRFYSRIGVITVVLALLTTGITFFILTGMTPLRPDSNISFFLTSINAVLILALIVLIGREIYRISQARNRGKAAARLHVRLVVLFSLVAAVPAMLVAIVASVTLDLGLDRWFEMRTTTIVNSSISLANSYIQESARNLQGTTLEMVSDVDSQRSLYNLDRTSFTRFLTQQANGRGLIGAFIIRSSGDVAVRADIRTSITIPPVAKSILKTAEDGRPVLIPPEQTNLLSAVVKLQQIPDMFLYTVRPVDGDILNSMRAIESNTPEARQLAANGVNTQILFALLYFGLTLTLLLSAIWTGIAVADRLVRPIRLLIGAAGDVATGNLDVAVPVRRSDGDVGSLSQTFNTMVRQLGTQRRDLVAAKDQIDERRRFSEAVLSGVTAGVISVDGDGVIGIMNRSAETMFELDPVTAVGKNLTALVPEIGLVFEVAHATGRPVYREQVSMSRRGSARTFNVQVTVEDAESAEHSYVVTVDDITDLVEAQRSSAWADVARRIAHEIKNPLTPIQLSAERIRRRYGKVITEDREVFDQCTETIIRQVGDIGRMVDEFSSFARMPKPEIKAMDLREALREASFLVEVSRSDIRFERDFGNVPLVGQFDGRLIGQAFGNVIKNAAEAIESVVKEGLGEGHIRVRSKQEGDKLIVEVTDNGKGLPREHRQRLLEPYMTTREKGTGLGLAIVKKIVEEHDGQIELHDAPEDFYGGRGAMIRMVFPTTHTDTQTAEHTTQSAKQVNSNGI; from the coding sequence ATGCTCTTATCAAATTCGGTCAATCAGTTCGGGAATTCGCTCACGGCTGCCGCTGGCGGCAACACGCAGCGTTTTTACTCCCGTATTGGTGTTATCACGGTTGTGCTGGCGCTTTTAACCACCGGCATAACGTTTTTCATCCTGACCGGAATGACACCGCTTCGCCCTGACAGCAACATTTCCTTCTTCCTCACCAGTATAAATGCCGTGCTGATTCTCGCGCTGATTGTTCTGATCGGCCGGGAAATCTATCGTATCAGCCAGGCCAGAAACCGCGGGAAGGCCGCTGCACGCCTGCATGTGCGTCTTGTTGTGCTGTTTTCGCTTGTTGCCGCCGTTCCTGCCATGCTTGTTGCAATCGTTGCGTCCGTTACGCTTGACCTTGGACTTGACCGTTGGTTTGAGATGCGAACAACGACGATCGTCAATTCCTCAATCAGCCTTGCCAATTCCTATATTCAGGAAAGTGCCCGCAATTTGCAGGGAACAACGCTGGAAATGGTCAGCGATGTGGATTCGCAGCGCTCGCTCTATAATCTTGATCGCACCAGCTTCACGCGGTTTCTCACCCAGCAGGCAAATGGCCGTGGTCTGATTGGTGCTTTCATCATCCGTTCCAGCGGAGACGTGGCCGTTCGTGCGGATATACGCACCAGCATAACAATTCCGCCCGTGGCGAAATCCATTTTGAAGACAGCTGAAGATGGCAGGCCGGTTCTGATACCGCCGGAACAGACCAATCTGCTGAGTGCTGTGGTGAAGTTGCAGCAAATACCCGACATGTTTCTTTATACGGTCCGGCCCGTAGACGGAGACATTCTGAACTCCATGCGGGCGATTGAGAGCAATACGCCGGAAGCGCGCCAGCTCGCCGCCAATGGCGTTAACACACAGATTCTGTTTGCTCTGCTTTATTTCGGGCTCACCCTGACTTTGCTTTTATCGGCAATCTGGACAGGTATTGCCGTGGCCGACAGGCTTGTGCGTCCCATTCGCTTGCTGATCGGGGCGGCGGGTGATGTTGCCACCGGCAATCTTGATGTGGCCGTACCCGTGCGCCGTTCCGACGGCGATGTTGGTTCGCTCTCCCAAACATTCAACACCATGGTGCGGCAGCTTGGGACGCAACGTCGTGATCTTGTAGCAGCAAAAGACCAGATCGATGAACGCCGCCGTTTCTCGGAAGCTGTGCTGTCAGGTGTCACCGCCGGTGTGATCAGCGTCGACGGTGACGGCGTTATTGGCATCATGAACCGATCTGCAGAAACCATGTTCGAGCTTGATCCGGTCACAGCCGTTGGCAAGAATCTGACCGCACTCGTGCCTGAGATCGGGTTGGTTTTCGAAGTGGCTCACGCCACGGGCCGCCCGGTTTATCGCGAACAGGTGTCTATGTCGCGCCGCGGCAGCGCCCGCACATTCAATGTTCAGGTCACGGTTGAAGACGCCGAATCCGCAGAACATTCCTATGTCGTGACGGTGGATGACATCACTGATCTTGTGGAAGCACAGCGTTCCTCGGCCTGGGCCGATGTAGCGCGGCGCATTGCCCATGAAATCAAAAATCCACTGACACCGATCCAGCTTTCCGCCGAACGTATCCGCCGACGCTATGGCAAGGTGATTACTGAAGACCGCGAGGTTTTTGACCAATGCACGGAAACAATCATCCGGCAGGTGGGTGATATCGGCCGTATGGTGGATGAGTTTTCATCCTTCGCCCGGATGCCCAAGCCGGAAATCAAGGCGATGGACCTGCGCGAAGCGCTGCGCGAGGCTTCATTTCTTGTGGAAGTCAGCCGCAGTGATATCCGCTTTGAGCGGGATTTTGGCAACGTTCCGCTTGTGGGTCAGTTTGATGGCCGATTGATCGGCCAGGCCTTCGGAAACGTGATAAAGAATGCAGCGGAAGCTATTGAATCCGTTGTTAAAGAAGGGCTAGGGGAGGGGCATATCCGCGTCCGCTCCAAGCAAGAAGGGGATAAGTTGATTGTCGAAGTTACCGACAATGGCAAAGGCTTGCCAAGGGAACATCGGCAGCGCCTGCTTGAACCCTATATGACAACACGCGAAAAGGGCACAGGCCTTGGCCTCGCAATTGTCAAAAAGATCGTCGAAGAACATGACGGTCAAATTGAATTGCACGACGCCCCTGAAGATTTTTACGGCGGACGCGGTGCAATGATCCGCATGGTATTTCCAACTACCCATACCGATACACAGACAGCCGAACATACCACTCAATCGGCGAAACAGGTGAATTCAAATGGCATCTGA
- a CDS encoding DUF2147 domain-containing protein, with amino-acid sequence MFNIQKLTLSLLVVSAMAVPAMAQAPDITGTYVNDTGRTKVRLSDCGAGICGTVIWMSNPVNDVNNPDASKRDRPVVGIQAVTLKPTDSGTYTGSLYNTENGKTYSGKAKLSDKGIQLSGCVLGGLLCKDSTWRRVD; translated from the coding sequence TTGTTTAACATTCAAAAATTGACCTTGTCTTTGCTTGTCGTCTCGGCGATGGCTGTGCCCGCCATGGCGCAGGCGCCCGATATAACGGGCACCTATGTCAATGATACGGGACGCACGAAGGTCCGGTTGAGCGATTGCGGTGCGGGAATTTGCGGCACGGTGATCTGGATGAGCAACCCTGTTAATGACGTCAACAACCCTGATGCGTCCAAGCGCGATCGGCCGGTTGTGGGAATACAGGCAGTCACATTGAAGCCGACGGATTCGGGAACCTATACCGGTTCTCTATACAACACAGAAAATGGCAAGACCTATTCCGGCAAAGCCAAGCTTTCAGACAAGGGCATTCAACTGTCAGGTTGTGTGCTTGGCGGGCTTCTCTGCAAGGATTCGACCTGGCGGCGGGTTGATTAA
- a CDS encoding iron ABC transporter substrate-binding protein, which translates to MKINFPTIASVAALAVAIIASPAMAQNADGIVVYNAQHESLTKEWADGFTKETGIKVTIRNGKDMELANQIVQEGAASPADAFLTENSPGVVLVDNAKLFAPLDKAVLDQVPANFRPEHGRWTGVAARSTVFAYDKTKLTEDKLPKSLLDLADTSWKGRWGAAPAGADFQAIVSALLELKGEETTAKWLKALKENSKAYKGNSVAMKAVNAGEIEGAVIYHYYYFGDKAKTGENTKNVSLHYFKHEDPGAFVSISGGGVLASSKHKEDAQAFLKWVTGKAGQAILKDGDSFEYAVGKDAASNAALVPLADLQAPKVEPSKLNSKKVTDLMTAAGLL; encoded by the coding sequence ATGAAAATCAACTTTCCGACTATTGCCAGTGTCGCCGCGCTCGCGGTTGCCATCATTGCCTCACCCGCTATGGCGCAAAATGCCGACGGTATTGTTGTGTACAACGCCCAGCACGAAAGCCTGACCAAGGAATGGGCCGATGGCTTTACCAAGGAAACGGGCATCAAGGTGACGATCCGCAATGGCAAGGACATGGAACTGGCCAACCAGATCGTTCAGGAAGGTGCCGCCTCACCCGCCGATGCGTTCCTGACGGAAAACTCTCCGGGAGTGGTGCTTGTCGATAATGCCAAGCTCTTCGCGCCGCTCGACAAGGCTGTGCTTGATCAGGTTCCAGCGAATTTCCGCCCTGAACATGGCCGCTGGACCGGCGTTGCTGCCCGTTCAACCGTATTTGCCTATGACAAGACGAAGCTGACTGAAGACAAACTGCCAAAGTCCCTGCTCGACCTTGCTGATACCAGCTGGAAAGGTCGCTGGGGTGCAGCACCAGCAGGCGCTGACTTTCAGGCCATCGTCAGTGCGCTTCTGGAACTGAAAGGTGAAGAAACCACAGCCAAATGGTTGAAGGCACTGAAAGAAAATTCAAAAGCCTATAAGGGCAACAGCGTTGCCATGAAAGCCGTTAACGCGGGTGAAATCGAAGGCGCCGTCATTTATCACTACTACTATTTTGGCGATAAGGCCAAGACAGGCGAAAACACCAAGAATGTTTCCCTGCACTACTTCAAACATGAAGATCCGGGTGCATTTGTCAGCATTTCCGGTGGCGGTGTCCTCGCTTCAAGCAAGCATAAGGAAGACGCGCAGGCATTCCTGAAGTGGGTTACGGGCAAGGCTGGTCAGGCAATCCTGAAGGACGGCGATTCCTTCGAATATGCCGTTGGCAAGGATGCTGCTTCCAATGCGGCACTCGTGCCCTTGGCTGATCTGCAGGCCCCGAAGGTTGAACCTTCCAAGCTCAACAGCAAGAAGGTCACTGATCTGATGACTGCTGCGGGTCTGCTGTAA
- a CDS encoding GntR family transcriptional regulator: protein MQLGSGGKNYREQKVVAVTRKDQVYSILRQAIISSQLAPGEAIRKELVALQLGVSRTPVSDAINRLADEGLVEIYPQTGTFVARLRLDKIETAQFVRIALETAAIRRAAERSSSETVIRLQNNLAQQRKAADSRDFEGFYALDEELHDMICDAAGLVGLREIASKERSQIDRVRRLLLHYETRMVETLKEHEAIVAAIADKSVERAVATMEDHISKMGKMLLQLQTKRPELFAS, encoded by the coding sequence GTGCAGTTGGGATCAGGCGGCAAGAACTACCGGGAACAGAAGGTTGTCGCGGTCACACGCAAGGACCAAGTCTATTCGATCCTGCGCCAGGCCATCATTTCATCGCAGCTCGCTCCCGGCGAAGCTATCCGGAAAGAGCTTGTAGCCCTGCAGCTTGGTGTATCGCGCACCCCTGTCAGCGATGCCATCAATCGTCTCGCCGATGAGGGTCTGGTGGAGATCTACCCGCAAACCGGGACGTTCGTTGCACGATTGCGGCTCGACAAGATCGAGACCGCCCAGTTTGTGCGTATCGCGCTGGAAACGGCTGCGATCCGGCGAGCAGCGGAGCGGAGTTCATCAGAGACGGTCATCCGTCTTCAGAACAATCTGGCGCAACAACGCAAGGCAGCAGATTCCAGAGATTTTGAAGGCTTCTATGCGCTTGATGAGGAGCTTCACGATATGATCTGCGATGCTGCAGGTCTGGTTGGCTTGCGCGAGATCGCCTCGAAGGAGCGCAGCCAGATCGACCGGGTGCGGCGCCTCCTCCTCCATTACGAAACGCGCATGGTTGAAACCCTGAAAGAACATGAGGCGATTGTCGCTGCCATTGCTGATAAGAGCGTTGAACGCGCGGTGGCTACAATGGAAGATCATATTTCCAAAATGGGGAAAATGCTTCTGCAGTTGCAGACCAAGCGGCCGGAACTCTTCGCCAGCTAG
- a CDS encoding DUF1428 domain-containing protein, which produces MSYVDGFVLAVPKDKIDAYKAMANAAGGVWKEYGALAYVECIGDDVPYGELTSFPRAVQAKDDEVVVFSWIVYNSRAERDEINKKVMADPRLDSEKWEMPFDGKRMIYGGFQSFMEL; this is translated from the coding sequence ATGTCATATGTTGATGGATTTGTACTCGCCGTACCCAAGGACAAGATCGACGCTTATAAGGCCATGGCCAATGCGGCAGGCGGCGTCTGGAAAGAATATGGAGCACTCGCTTACGTCGAATGCATTGGCGACGATGTTCCCTATGGTGAACTCACATCCTTCCCGCGTGCGGTACAGGCCAAGGACGACGAAGTCGTTGTATTCTCATGGATTGTCTATAATTCACGGGCGGAGCGGGACGAGATTAACAAGAAGGTCATGGCCGATCCTCGTCTTGACAGCGAAAAATGGGAAATGCCATTTGATGGCAAGCGCATGATCTATGGCGGCTTTCAGTCCTTCATGGAACTCTGA
- a CDS encoding substrate-binding domain-containing protein, which yields MTRRHFAKLAMATAFIAPLALPMPSAEAKDKYVIGFSQTTTVEPWRVQFNKDLVAEAKNHPNVELLVADGQDKTEKQVADVENFIRQEVDAILISPKESAGLTGVVEKAMDAGIPVIVLDRNVDTDKFTQWIGGDNVVIGEAAGQHAVELLGGKGKAKGTVVEIWGGLGTQASHDRSNGFHKYTDAEKGITYLLDKQSGDWKQDQAYNIMATALRNHEDISLVYGHNDPMAYGAYLAAKDAGREKNILFLGVDGLPNEGVQWVNKGELAATFLYPTPGAEGLRQALKVLAGEKVEKKIVLGTETITKENAPEILKKNGL from the coding sequence CTGACACGCAGACATTTTGCCAAATTGGCAATGGCAACCGCCTTCATAGCGCCACTGGCGCTTCCCATGCCAAGCGCGGAGGCCAAAGACAAATACGTCATCGGTTTCAGCCAGACCACGACCGTTGAACCTTGGCGCGTTCAGTTCAACAAGGATCTGGTGGCCGAGGCCAAGAACCACCCGAATGTCGAACTGCTTGTAGCGGATGGACAGGACAAGACGGAAAAACAGGTGGCAGACGTTGAGAATTTCATCCGGCAGGAGGTCGACGCTATCCTGATTTCGCCAAAGGAATCCGCTGGCCTGACCGGCGTTGTGGAAAAGGCCATGGACGCCGGTATTCCAGTGATCGTACTTGATCGCAATGTGGATACGGACAAGTTCACCCAGTGGATTGGCGGCGATAACGTCGTCATCGGTGAAGCCGCCGGGCAACATGCGGTGGAATTGCTTGGCGGCAAGGGCAAAGCCAAGGGCACTGTTGTTGAAATCTGGGGCGGTCTCGGCACGCAGGCGAGCCATGATCGCAGCAACGGCTTCCACAAATATACCGACGCGGAAAAGGGCATTACCTATCTTTTGGATAAACAGTCCGGCGACTGGAAACAGGATCAGGCCTACAACATCATGGCGACAGCCCTGCGCAACCACGAAGACATAAGTCTGGTCTATGGCCATAATGATCCCATGGCCTACGGTGCTTATCTTGCCGCCAAGGATGCGGGGCGTGAAAAGAACATTCTGTTCCTTGGCGTTGATGGCCTGCCGAATGAAGGTGTCCAGTGGGTCAATAAAGGCGAGCTTGCCGCCACATTCCTTTATCCAACACCGGGCGCTGAGGGATTGCGGCAGGCCTTAAAGGTCCTTGCTGGCGAAAAGGTTGAAAAGAAAATCGTCCTTGGTACTGAAACCATCACCAAAGAAAATGCGCCCGAGATACTGAAGAAGAACGGGCTCTGA